Proteins encoded together in one Rhizobium leguminosarum bv. trifolii WSM1325 window:
- a CDS encoding glycosyl transferase group 1 (PFAM: glycosyl transferase group 1~KEGG: mno:Mnod_6871 glycosyl transferase group 1), with translation MRILMLSARYLPFAGGTETHVGEVATRLVRKGHKVTVLTGNPHGLLPAVETRDGVQIVRLKTFPRGRDWCFAPGVFRAVAEGDWDLMHVQGYHTFLAPLGMAAASRKGLPFVVTFHSGGHSSRFRSSVRRFQHRMLAPLAARAAQLIGVSRFEADLFSQNMAIARDRFIVIPNGARLPETSGRRPASPHDSPLIVSLGRLERYKGHHRALAAFNVLASKFPDMRLRILGEGPYEAKLRQQVAGLGLGNRVEIGVIPPTDRSAMADLLSSAALVVLLSDYEAHPVAVMEALSVKAPVLTTDTSGFRELAEEGLVRSIPLNASPDFTAREMLAAMDAGPISIETRLPDWDDCTDQLLMVYRRVLSHPQPELRAGPALLGDLKHDDRC, from the coding sequence ATGCGCATTTTGATGCTCAGCGCGAGATACCTGCCTTTTGCCGGAGGGACGGAAACCCATGTAGGCGAGGTCGCAACCCGGCTCGTGCGCAAGGGGCATAAGGTGACGGTATTGACGGGCAATCCCCACGGCCTTCTTCCGGCAGTGGAAACCCGAGACGGCGTGCAGATTGTCAGGCTGAAGACATTTCCCCGCGGGCGGGATTGGTGCTTCGCCCCCGGCGTCTTCAGGGCGGTCGCCGAAGGGGATTGGGACCTGATGCATGTTCAGGGCTACCACACCTTCCTGGCACCGCTGGGAATGGCTGCCGCATCGCGCAAGGGGCTTCCTTTCGTGGTCACCTTTCACAGCGGTGGCCATTCGTCACGATTTCGGTCCTCGGTCCGACGCTTCCAACATAGAATGCTTGCGCCTCTGGCTGCTAGGGCCGCGCAACTCATTGGCGTGTCGCGATTCGAAGCGGATCTATTCAGCCAGAATATGGCAATCGCGAGAGACCGGTTCATCGTTATTCCCAATGGCGCGCGCCTGCCGGAAACGTCCGGGCGGCGACCGGCTTCACCTCACGACAGCCCGCTGATTGTATCGCTCGGCAGACTGGAGCGTTATAAAGGTCATCATCGGGCGCTTGCTGCATTTAATGTGCTGGCATCAAAATTCCCCGATATGCGACTTCGGATCCTGGGAGAAGGGCCCTATGAGGCGAAGCTGCGTCAGCAGGTGGCCGGACTCGGGCTCGGCAACCGTGTCGAGATCGGGGTAATTCCGCCGACCGACCGGTCCGCAATGGCCGATCTTTTGTCTTCGGCCGCTCTTGTCGTGCTCCTCAGCGATTATGAAGCTCATCCCGTGGCGGTTATGGAGGCGCTTTCGGTAAAGGCTCCCGTACTGACCACCGACACATCCGGCTTTCGGGAGCTGGCTGAGGAGGGCCTCGTGCGATCCATTCCGCTCAACGCTTCGCCAGACTTCACCGCGCGTGAAATGCTCGCTGCCATGGACGCGGGGCCGATCTCAATTGAGACGAGGTTGCCGGACTGGGACGATTGCACGGACCAGCTGCTGATGGTGTACAGGCGCGTACTTTCGCATCCGCAGCCTGAACTGCGAGCCGGTCCAGCACTGCTTGGAGATTTGAAGCACGATGACCGTTGTTAA
- a CDS encoding glycosyl transferase family 2 (PFAM: glycosyl transferase family 2~KEGG: mno:Mnod_6872 glycosyl transferase family 2), giving the protein MSTIKALESSHSSMPVQGPMFNLPRTSLVIPTLNEAENIKLLLPRIPTWVHEIIIVDGRSTDGTPDIARSMRDDVKIVLQPKKGKGIALRTGFEAASGDMIVMLDADGSMDPYEIILFVAALVAGADFVKGSRFMQGGGTSDMTVIRRFGNLGLTLLVRMLYGSSFSDLCYGYMGFWKRHVPLLRADCDGFEIETLINLRALKNKLKIMEVASFESERVFGVSNLRALPDGWRVLKTIFRERVSTPTGVQVLEQSIS; this is encoded by the coding sequence ATGTCTACAATCAAAGCTTTAGAATCGTCGCATTCCTCAATGCCGGTCCAAGGTCCGATGTTCAATTTGCCAAGGACCTCACTCGTCATTCCAACCTTGAACGAAGCGGAAAATATTAAGCTGCTTTTGCCCCGCATACCGACATGGGTGCATGAAATCATCATCGTCGACGGGCGATCGACAGACGGAACGCCGGATATAGCGCGAAGCATGCGCGACGATGTCAAGATCGTACTTCAGCCCAAGAAGGGCAAAGGTATCGCATTGCGGACGGGCTTCGAAGCCGCATCTGGTGATATGATCGTGATGCTTGATGCCGACGGATCGATGGATCCTTACGAAATCATCTTGTTCGTCGCGGCTCTTGTTGCAGGTGCGGATTTCGTCAAGGGCTCGCGCTTTATGCAGGGTGGCGGCACCAGCGACATGACGGTTATCCGCCGTTTCGGCAATCTGGGTCTGACCTTGCTGGTCCGGATGCTCTATGGCAGCTCTTTCAGCGACCTGTGCTACGGCTACATGGGCTTTTGGAAACGGCATGTTCCCTTGCTGCGTGCCGATTGCGACGGCTTCGAAATCGAGACGCTGATCAATTTGCGGGCCCTGAAGAACAAGCTCAAAATCATGGAAGTCGCGAGCTTTGAATCGGAGCGCGTCTTCGGCGTCAGCAATCTGCGTGCGCTTCCGGATGGCTGGCGCGTGCTGAAGACGATCTTCCGAGAACGCGTCAGTACACCGACCGGCGTCCAAGTCCTCGAGCAGAGCATTTCCTGA
- a CDS encoding polysaccharide export protein (PFAM: polysaccharide export protein~KEGG: mno:Mnod_6863 polysaccharide export protein~SNP /replace=G): protein MNLAFYESLASVEDRWAGSQGAVPWNFYQRPELTGEYAVEADGTISVPLLGRFPVRGLPPSDVEAIILPSYESLVGRKGFVNIVKIEHQPIYITGPVRNPGSFRYVDGMTVLHAVAQAGGMAAKTIEPWQSVEITRQIERLKVGLSDLKRLASRTEVLRAKRDSVQIASIGTPVLGPDPDAQRLLDDETWQRQLVTTSKDAQSSAFVKSVADAQTDLDLRQARVGNYDATIRVRQDRLASIENLAKNKLVTSIELTRAQSELTESEDRKQQAVIDVESAKQRLAAAKQDVERDRIERKIEIEKSAADAERGLSTALQTTESDLEIFQSMVSSNDSGDVEFEIVRPGPNGVIVEAATEETVLQPGDLIKVH from the coding sequence TTGAATCTCGCATTTTACGAAAGCCTGGCCTCCGTAGAAGATCGCTGGGCGGGTTCACAGGGAGCAGTTCCCTGGAACTTTTACCAGCGGCCTGAGCTCACTGGCGAATACGCCGTTGAAGCGGACGGAACGATTTCGGTTCCGCTTTTGGGACGCTTCCCGGTTCGAGGGCTTCCTCCGTCGGATGTGGAGGCGATAATTCTGCCGTCCTACGAAAGTTTGGTCGGCAGAAAGGGGTTCGTGAATATCGTCAAGATTGAGCACCAGCCTATTTATATTACCGGCCCGGTTCGTAATCCTGGCTCGTTTCGATATGTTGATGGCATGACCGTTCTGCATGCCGTTGCGCAAGCCGGTGGCATGGCGGCGAAGACTATTGAGCCATGGCAGAGTGTGGAAATTACACGCCAGATCGAGCGGTTGAAAGTTGGGCTGTCCGATCTGAAGCGGCTTGCGTCGCGAACCGAGGTGCTCAGGGCGAAGCGCGATTCCGTACAAATTGCCAGCATTGGCACACCTGTTCTTGGTCCCGATCCCGATGCTCAACGGTTGCTGGATGATGAGACATGGCAGCGCCAGTTGGTAACGACGAGCAAGGATGCGCAGAGCAGTGCTTTCGTAAAATCTGTTGCCGATGCTCAGACCGATCTCGATCTGCGTCAGGCACGCGTCGGCAATTATGATGCCACCATTCGGGTCCGTCAGGATCGGCTGGCAAGTATCGAGAATTTGGCCAAAAACAAACTTGTCACCAGCATTGAGTTGACCCGGGCACAAAGCGAACTGACCGAGTCGGAAGATCGAAAGCAGCAAGCCGTCATCGATGTAGAGAGCGCGAAGCAACGGCTGGCGGCAGCAAAACAGGACGTTGAGCGCGATCGTATCGAACGCAAGATCGAGATCGAAAAGTCGGCAGCGGATGCTGAAAGAGGCCTATCCACGGCATTGCAGACGACCGAGAGCGATCTTGAAATTTTCCAGTCCATGGTATCGTCGAACGATAGCGGCGATGTTGAATTCGAAATCGTTCGGCCTGGACCGAATGGTGTCATCGTCGAAGCTGCGACCGAAGAGACGGTCTTACAGCCCGGCGATCTGATCAAAGTACATTGA
- a CDS encoding transcriptional regulator, LysR family (PFAM: LysR substrate-binding; regulatory protein LysR~KEGG: ret:RHE_PE00273 LysR family transcriptional regulator) has product MNNPPQFTWDDLQFFLAVARTGQLSTAARQLRSSHATVSRRIDRLEFTLKVKLFERNPRGYVLTAMGTRFVETAERMEQETERLRADLADGSMAQRGLVRLSAPEGFANFFFATVLPQFAAQHPHLSLELVTIQQIMSLSRKEADLSVVLDEPKGGAYFAEKLTDYHLQVYGSREYLAKAPDINSREDLLSHPFVSYIEEMIFAPGLDYLGDVHPRIKPQFQSSSIFAQLTATRNGLGLCILPYFFASRYPELVRVLPDEIDLKRHYWITCHRDLKQAPRVRAVIDFLREAVRGEDARFVPPYVTAAGPARRAKAET; this is encoded by the coding sequence ATGAACAACCCACCGCAGTTTACTTGGGACGATCTGCAGTTTTTTCTCGCCGTCGCTCGCACTGGCCAGCTGTCGACGGCGGCCCGCCAGCTGCGCTCCAGCCATGCCACCGTCTCGCGCCGCATCGACCGGCTGGAGTTCACCCTCAAGGTCAAGCTGTTCGAGCGCAATCCGCGAGGCTACGTGCTGACTGCCATGGGCACGCGCTTCGTCGAGACGGCCGAGAGGATGGAGCAGGAGACCGAGCGGCTGCGCGCCGACCTCGCCGACGGCTCAATGGCGCAGCGCGGCCTGGTGCGGCTGAGCGCGCCGGAGGGTTTTGCCAATTTTTTCTTCGCAACCGTGCTGCCGCAGTTTGCCGCCCAGCATCCGCACCTCTCGCTCGAACTGGTGACGATCCAGCAGATCATGTCGCTGTCGCGCAAGGAGGCCGATCTTTCCGTCGTGCTCGACGAACCGAAGGGCGGGGCTTATTTCGCCGAGAAGCTGACGGATTACCACCTGCAGGTCTACGGCTCGCGCGAGTATCTGGCCAAAGCGCCCGACATCAACTCCCGCGAAGACCTGCTCAGCCATCCCTTCGTCAGCTATATCGAGGAAATGATCTTCGCGCCGGGCCTGGATTACCTTGGCGACGTGCACCCGCGCATCAAGCCGCAGTTCCAGAGCTCCAGCATCTTCGCGCAGCTGACCGCCACCAGAAACGGCCTCGGCCTTTGCATCCTGCCCTATTTCTTCGCCAGCCGTTATCCCGAACTCGTGCGCGTGCTGCCAGACGAGATCGACCTCAAGCGCCATTACTGGATCACCTGCCATCGCGACCTGAAACAGGCGCCGCGCGTGCGCGCCGTCATCGACTTCCTGCGCGAGGCGGTGCGCGGCGAGGATGCGCGCTTCGTGCCGCCCTATGTGACCGCCGCCGGTCCGGCGCGACGCGCAAAGGCGGAAACCTGA
- a CDS encoding Cupin 2 conserved barrel domain protein (PFAM: Cupin 2 conserved barrel domain protein~KEGG: rec:RHECIAT_PA0000218 putative pectin degradation protein) encodes MSSSDLFVSAEGAEWVNPEPGVVRRIMTYLPEMMLVEVAFESGAVGAAHSHPHIQASYVAEGSFEVTIDGRTEVLKQGGSFIVPPNLIHGVKALEKGRLIDAFTPHRAEFLK; translated from the coding sequence ATGTCGTCAAGCGATCTGTTCGTATCGGCCGAAGGCGCCGAATGGGTCAATCCCGAGCCCGGCGTCGTCAGGCGCATCATGACCTATCTGCCCGAGATGATGCTGGTGGAAGTGGCCTTCGAAAGCGGCGCCGTGGGTGCGGCCCATTCGCATCCACACATCCAGGCCAGCTACGTCGCCGAAGGCAGTTTCGAAGTGACGATCGATGGCCGGACCGAGGTGCTCAAGCAGGGCGGCAGCTTCATTGTGCCCCCCAATCTCATCCACGGCGTCAAGGCGCTGGAAAAGGGCCGGCTGATCGATGCATTCACCCCGCATCGGGCCGAATTCCTGAAGTAG
- a CDS encoding acyl-CoA dehydrogenase domain protein (PFAM: acyl-CoA dehydrogenase domain protein; Acyl-CoA dehydrogenase type 2 domain~KEGG: rec:RHECIAT_PA0000217 glutaryl-CoA dehydrogenase protein), translated as MQHTREVFDWADPFRLVEQLTSEERMVQDTAHAYAQEKLAPRVLDAFRNEKTDPEIFREMGELGLLGPTISPDYGGAGLGYVAYGLIAREVEKVDSGYRSMMSVQSSLVMVPIETFGSEAQKLKYLPKLATGEWIGCFGLTEPDHGSDPGSMATRAKKVDGGYSLTGSKTWISNAPIADVFVVWAKTEDGLIRGFILEKGWKGLSAPAIHGKVGLRASITGEVVMDGVFVPEENLLPDVTGLKGPFTCLNSARFGIAWGALGAAEDCYARARQYTLERKQFGRPLAANQLIQKKLADMAAEISLGLQGCLRLGRMKEEGHPPVELTSILKRNSCGKALEIARAARDMLGGNGISDEFGIARHLVNLEVVNTYEGTHDIHALIIGRAITGIAAFAN; from the coding sequence ATGCAGCATACGCGCGAAGTTTTCGACTGGGCCGATCCGTTCCGCCTGGTGGAGCAACTGACCAGCGAAGAGCGCATGGTGCAGGACACCGCCCATGCCTATGCGCAGGAAAAGCTTGCTCCCCGCGTTCTCGACGCCTTCCGCAATGAAAAGACCGATCCTGAGATCTTCCGCGAAATGGGTGAACTCGGGCTGCTCGGCCCGACCATCTCGCCGGATTATGGCGGCGCCGGTCTCGGTTACGTCGCCTACGGCCTGATCGCCCGCGAGGTCGAAAAGGTCGACAGCGGTTACCGCTCGATGATGAGCGTCCAGTCCTCACTGGTGATGGTGCCGATCGAAACCTTCGGGTCTGAGGCGCAGAAGCTGAAATACCTGCCGAAACTCGCCACCGGCGAATGGATCGGCTGCTTCGGCCTGACCGAACCCGATCATGGCTCCGACCCCGGCTCGATGGCGACACGCGCCAAGAAGGTCGACGGCGGCTACAGCCTCACCGGCTCGAAGACCTGGATCTCCAACGCGCCGATCGCCGATGTCTTCGTCGTCTGGGCAAAGACCGAGGACGGCCTCATCCGTGGCTTCATCCTCGAAAAGGGCTGGAAAGGGCTTTCGGCTCCCGCCATCCACGGCAAGGTGGGCTTGCGCGCCTCGATAACAGGCGAAGTGGTGATGGACGGGGTCTTCGTGCCGGAGGAAAACCTTCTGCCTGATGTCACCGGCCTCAAGGGACCATTCACCTGCCTCAACTCGGCCCGTTTCGGCATCGCCTGGGGCGCACTTGGTGCTGCCGAGGATTGTTATGCCAGAGCCCGGCAATATACGCTCGAGCGCAAGCAGTTCGGCCGGCCGCTTGCCGCCAACCAGCTGATCCAGAAGAAGCTCGCCGACATGGCGGCGGAGATCTCGCTCGGCCTTCAAGGCTGCCTGCGGCTTGGCCGCATGAAGGAGGAAGGCCATCCGCCGGTGGAGCTGACCTCGATCTTGAAGCGCAACAGCTGCGGCAAGGCGCTGGAGATTGCGCGGGCGGCCCGCGACATGCTCGGCGGCAACGGCATCTCCGACGAATTCGGCATCGCCCGTCATCTCGTCAACCTCGAAGTGGTCAACACCTATGAGGGCACGCACGACATCCACGCGCTGATCATCGGCCGGGCGATCACCGGCATTGCCGCCTTTGCGAACTAA
- a CDS encoding conserved hypothetical protein (KEGG: ret:RHE_PE00271 hypothetical protein), whose protein sequence is MFLLLALLIGVIAGLRTMTAPAAVAWGAALGWFDVSQTPLAFMGYQWTPWIFTLLAIVELIADQLPTTPSRKVPMQFGARIVSGALAGATIGAASSLLFGGLIAGVIGAVIGTYGGATVRGRLAASFGKDLPAALIEDAVAVIGAVLIVGAVA, encoded by the coding sequence ATGTTTCTGCTTCTTGCATTACTGATTGGTGTCATTGCCGGGCTTCGCACGATGACCGCGCCTGCCGCCGTTGCCTGGGGCGCGGCGCTTGGATGGTTTGATGTCTCGCAGACGCCGCTTGCCTTCATGGGTTACCAGTGGACGCCGTGGATCTTCACGCTTCTCGCCATCGTCGAACTGATCGCTGACCAGTTGCCGACCACGCCGTCGCGCAAGGTGCCGATGCAGTTCGGCGCCCGCATCGTCTCCGGCGCGCTGGCCGGCGCCACGATCGGCGCCGCCAGCAGCCTGCTTTTCGGCGGGCTGATTGCCGGCGTGATCGGCGCCGTCATCGGCACATATGGTGGCGCCACCGTCCGCGGCAGACTTGCCGCGTCCTTCGGCAAGGATCTGCCGGCCGCTCTCATCGAGGATGCCGTCGCCGTCATCGGCGCGGTGCTGATCGTGGGGGCCGTCGCATGA
- a CDS encoding FAD-dependent pyridine nucleotide-disulphide oxidoreductase (PFAM: FAD-dependent pyridine nucleotide-disulphide oxidoreductase; pyridine nucleotide-disulphide oxidoreductase dimerisation region~KEGG: rec:RHECIAT_PA0000215 probable mercury(II) reductase protein), translating into MKSFDAIVIGAGQAGPFLAARMVEKGMKVALIERKFLGGTCVNAGCMPTKTLVASARAAHVARNGATYGVNIPGEIAIDMKVVRARAETVTMNARNGLIGWFAGMDGMTVIYGHARFEDPKTVSVNGETLTAPRIFLNVGARPVIPDLPGINDIDYLTSTSIIDLDSLPRHLAVIGGSYIGLEFAQMYRRFGAEISVIEHGPKLASREDEDISDAIADVLRSEGIDIHTGASEIAFSKSSDGITVATDSARIDASHVLIATGRKPNTDDLGLDAAGVITDGRGFITVDDKLATNVDGIWALGDCNGHGAFTHTSYNDFEIAAANLLDSDDRKLSSRILAYALYIDPPLGRVGMTEKQARASGHKILISTRPMSRVGRASERGETKGFMKVIADAETKKILGAAILGIEGDEVIHGIIDAMNAGTTYPALQWSVPIHPTVSELIPTLLGDLKPV; encoded by the coding sequence ATGAAAAGCTTCGACGCCATCGTTATCGGCGCCGGCCAGGCCGGCCCGTTTCTTGCCGCAAGGATGGTCGAAAAGGGCATGAAGGTGGCGCTGATCGAGCGCAAGTTCCTCGGAGGCACCTGCGTCAACGCCGGCTGCATGCCGACGAAAACGCTGGTCGCCAGCGCCCGCGCCGCCCATGTCGCAAGAAACGGCGCCACCTACGGCGTCAATATCCCAGGCGAGATCGCCATCGACATGAAGGTGGTCAGGGCGCGCGCCGAAACCGTGACCATGAACGCCCGCAACGGCCTGATCGGCTGGTTCGCCGGCATGGACGGCATGACCGTTATCTATGGCCACGCCCGTTTCGAGGACCCGAAGACCGTCAGCGTCAACGGCGAAACACTGACCGCACCGCGCATCTTTCTCAATGTCGGAGCACGGCCAGTTATCCCCGATCTGCCCGGGATCAACGATATCGATTACCTCACCAGCACTTCGATCATCGATCTCGACTCCCTGCCACGGCATCTGGCCGTCATCGGCGGCAGTTATATCGGGCTGGAATTCGCGCAGATGTATCGCCGTTTCGGCGCCGAAATCAGCGTTATCGAGCATGGTCCGAAGCTCGCATCGCGCGAGGACGAGGATATATCCGACGCGATCGCCGACGTCCTGCGCTCGGAGGGCATCGACATTCATACCGGCGCCAGCGAGATCGCCTTTTCCAAGAGCAGCGACGGAATAACGGTCGCCACCGATTCAGCGAGGATCGATGCGAGCCATGTGCTGATTGCCACCGGCCGCAAACCGAACACCGACGATCTCGGCCTCGATGCCGCCGGCGTCATCACCGACGGACGCGGCTTCATTACCGTCGACGACAAGCTTGCCACCAATGTCGACGGCATCTGGGCGCTCGGCGACTGTAACGGCCACGGCGCCTTCACTCACACCTCCTACAATGATTTCGAGATCGCCGCCGCCAATCTGCTCGACAGCGACGACCGCAAACTCTCGAGCCGCATCCTGGCCTATGCGCTTTATATCGACCCGCCGCTTGGCCGTGTCGGCATGACGGAGAAGCAGGCGCGCGCCTCGGGACACAAGATCCTGATCTCGACCCGGCCGATGAGCCGCGTCGGCCGCGCCAGCGAGCGCGGCGAGACCAAAGGCTTCATGAAAGTGATCGCCGACGCGGAGACCAAAAAAATCCTCGGCGCGGCGATACTCGGCATCGAGGGCGACGAGGTGATCCACGGCATCATCGACGCGATGAATGCAGGAACGACCTATCCCGCATTGCAATGGTCGGTGCCTATCCATCCGACGGTGTCGGAGCTGATCCCGACGCTGCTTGGGGATTTGAAGCCGGTTTAG
- a CDS encoding SNARE associated Golgi protein (PFAM: SNARE associated Golgi protein~KEGG: rec:RHECIAT_PA0000214 hypothetical conserved membrane protein), translated as MSIELLIEHYGLLAIFLGAAFEGETAAFLGGVISHRGLLTYWSASLAATAGSFAGDQFWFFAGRYAARWGLVRRLMERPALARATRLLERYPTGFILAFRFLVGLRTISPIVIGTTRIATGKFIILNAVAAFAWGQLFTALGYLFGHGIEQALGHLPLHRHLLIAIGAAAVAAVAALVFRKMKLSARHS; from the coding sequence GTGTCTATCGAACTGCTGATCGAGCACTACGGCCTGTTGGCGATATTTCTGGGCGCGGCCTTCGAAGGCGAAACAGCCGCCTTCCTCGGCGGCGTCATTTCCCACCGCGGACTGCTGACCTATTGGTCGGCGTCGCTCGCGGCAACGGCAGGATCCTTCGCCGGCGATCAGTTCTGGTTCTTCGCCGGCCGTTATGCGGCTCGATGGGGTCTCGTGCGCCGGCTGATGGAAAGGCCGGCGCTGGCGCGCGCCACCCGCCTTCTGGAAAGATATCCGACCGGCTTCATCCTTGCGTTTCGTTTCCTGGTGGGATTGCGGACGATCAGCCCGATCGTCATCGGGACAACGCGAATAGCGACCGGAAAATTCATCATCCTGAATGCCGTGGCCGCGTTTGCGTGGGGGCAGCTTTTCACGGCGCTCGGCTATCTCTTCGGGCACGGCATCGAACAGGCATTGGGCCACCTTCCGCTGCACCGTCATCTGCTGATTGCAATCGGAGCCGCGGCTGTCGCCGCAGTCGCGGCCCTTGTCTTTCGCAAGATGAAACTGAGCGCCAGGCACTCATAG
- a CDS encoding Alcohol dehydrogenase GroES domain protein (PFAM: Alcohol dehydrogenase GroES domain protein; Alcohol dehydrogenase zinc-binding domain protein~KEGG: rec:RHECIAT_PA0000213 probable xylitol dehydrogenase protein), with translation MTKVRALVLERQHELALRDIDLPLETGPGEVKIRIHTVGVCGSDVHYYTHGKIGPFIVNAPMVLGHEAAGTVVEVGAGVTHLKVGDRVCMEPGIPDPNSKASRLGMYNIDPAVTFWATPPIHGVLTPEVVHPANYTFKLPDNVSFAEGAMVEPFAVGMQAATKAKITPGDTAVVLGAGPIGTMVAIAALAGGCARAIVADLAQPKLDIAAQYQGVIPVNIREKNLAEEVARLTDGWGADVVFECSGSPKAWETIMALPRPGGVIVVVGLPVNPIGFDVSTASTKEIRIETVFRYAHQYERSIALLGSGRVDLKPLISETFKFEDSIKAFDRAVEARPSDVKLQIVMD, from the coding sequence ATGACCAAAGTCCGTGCGCTTGTCCTCGAGCGCCAGCATGAGCTTGCGCTCCGCGATATCGATCTGCCGCTCGAAACCGGCCCCGGCGAGGTAAAGATCAGGATCCACACGGTCGGCGTCTGCGGTTCAGACGTGCATTATTACACGCACGGCAAGATCGGCCCCTTCATCGTCAACGCGCCGATGGTGCTCGGCCATGAGGCGGCGGGCACGGTGGTCGAGGTCGGCGCCGGCGTCACGCATCTGAAAGTCGGCGACCGCGTCTGCATGGAGCCCGGCATTCCCGATCCGAATTCCAAGGCAAGCCGGCTCGGCATGTACAATATCGACCCGGCCGTGACCTTCTGGGCGACCCCGCCGATCCACGGCGTGCTGACGCCGGAGGTCGTGCATCCCGCCAACTACACCTTCAAGCTGCCCGACAATGTCAGCTTCGCCGAAGGCGCCATGGTCGAGCCCTTCGCCGTCGGCATGCAGGCGGCCACCAAGGCGAAGATTACGCCTGGTGATACTGCCGTCGTCCTCGGCGCCGGGCCGATCGGCACGATGGTGGCGATCGCGGCGCTTGCCGGCGGCTGCGCCCGCGCCATCGTCGCCGATCTTGCCCAGCCGAAGCTCGATATCGCCGCGCAGTACCAGGGCGTCATTCCGGTCAATATCCGCGAGAAGAACCTGGCCGAAGAGGTTGCCCGGCTGACCGACGGCTGGGGCGCCGATGTCGTCTTCGAATGCTCCGGGTCGCCGAAGGCCTGGGAGACGATCATGGCGCTGCCGCGCCCAGGCGGCGTCATCGTCGTCGTCGGCCTGCCGGTCAACCCGATCGGCTTCGACGTCTCGACGGCATCCACCAAGGAAATCCGCATCGAGACAGTGTTCCGCTACGCGCATCAGTATGAGCGCTCGATCGCGCTGCTCGGCTCGGGACGCGTGGATCTGAAGCCGCTGATATCAGAGACCTTTAAGTTCGAAGATTCGATCAAGGCGTTTGATCGCGCCGTCGAGGCCCGGCCAAGCGACGTGAAGCTGCAGATCGTGATGGACTAG